In the Equus caballus isolate H_3958 breed thoroughbred chromosome 14, TB-T2T, whole genome shotgun sequence genome, ACTGTTATCATAAACTAGAGAATCTCATTCAGGCATGGGAATTAATTATAATTACAATACTTAGTTTACACCTTAAGTTAAAACCATTCCCTCAGCTTTCAATCCAAACTTACATTGCTAGCTGATTAGTATATTATGATGGGGCTTTCTGACTTGGCTGATTAATCGAACAGTTACATGATTGAAAGTTACAATTTCCATATTTGAGAGTGAAATTGCTTCAATGCTAAGGAGCTATAGCATTGTTTTTACTAGCCATATAATTAGTAATAACTTTTGTGGATATTCCATTGAATAACAGTATCTGGGAACTTTGTTTGCCAGCCATCAATGCTGCTTGCCTCTCTGACTttctcattgtcatttttttGCCACATATGACAGCAGCTAGATAGTTTGCGTATTTAGAGTTATTCTCCTAACAGAAAAAGGGTGGCgtgtgtacacgtgtgtatgtgtgtgtctgtgtgtgtgttgggcagATGTATGACACAGAGAGATCTGGCCTAAAGCAAAACTGGGTAGTATAAAGTTGCTCATTTTTTTTGGTTCTGGCTTCTTCTTTATGCATCTTGCCCTATCCACAGCCATTACCTCTCCATCTCCCTTTCAAGAAGGGCTTTATCATTAAATGTTAACAATTTTTATATACCTCTTGATGTATGAGCCAATCTTAATGATCCTTGGGATTCATCTGTGTACATAGTGGAGATGGCAATATTTTCATATCTTTCCTGAGGTGCAAAGCACCAACAGTGGTGAATAAGCACTAGCAGGTCCTTCTGGAAATTTTTGTTGAGAAAGCCATAAAAGAGGGGGTTTATACACGTAGAAACCATAGCAACCAAGTGGCAAACTACAAATACCAGGTCATGGTGGCAGCTCATCAGCACTTCATGATACCAGTCGAAGATGACATTGAAGATGTTCAAGGGCAACCAGCAGGCCCCAAAGGTCACCACAATGGAGATCAAAATTGTATTGATCCTCTTGTTCTCACTGAGCCAGCTCTCACTTTTCCTCTTCCTGTCCCCTTTCCCATTTCTCCTGCGGAGGCAGATAACAATCTTCAGGTAGCAGATGAAGATGAAGCTCAAAGGGACCCAATACTGGAGCATAAACAGGGAGGTGGTAAAGAGGAGCTGGTTCATTCTGGAGGGCCAGTTCTCTACACAGGCCACACGATGGGTGTAGAGGtcagtggggagagagaggttGTGGAAGGGCTCATCGGTGAGGTGGTAGGACAAGAAGAAGGGAATAGACAACAGAAGGGAAAATAGCCAAATCAGTATGATACCCCAGTAGGCATGAGATACACTGGGCTTCCAGCCATGGGGGTTCACAATCAGCTGATATCTTTCAACAGCAATTAACACAAGTGAGAATATGGACACAGAGATGGAGACACTTTGCACATAGGAGGTGAGTTTGCACATGATATCCCCGAATATCCAGTGGTCCATCAAAGTGTAGATGACAGTGGAAGGGATGCACATGAGACACACCAAGATgtcagagagggagagattggCAATCAGTATGTTGGTGACAGTCTgagcttctctttgctttttaaagatgaTAATAATGAGAGAGAGGTTTCCAAAAAGGCCCACAATTAAGACCACAGTATAGGCTGTGAATAATAGGAGCAAGGCTAGAGAAGGGAGTTGACAGAACTCAAAGTAGAAAAATGCAGAGTTGTTGCTCTTTGCATTGGTTTTGTTAGATGCTGGCTGGTTTAGGGAAAGTTCCATTATGTCAGAGTTGTAAGAAGAGCTTTTCTAAGCTTACTCTCATTATAGGTGGATATTTTGACCATCAGTTCTTGGGAAGCACTTTGTTCTGAGGCTTCCAAGTGTAATTAGGAGGGTTTAATCTTCCCTGATCTTTGTCTGTGCTTGATGGAAACGCATGAATGACTTGAGTATGCTCTTGAGATCCTAAAAGATGAAACAGAACCTGGAATATTAATGCAAGTTCTTAACAACCTGGACAATTCTATAGGTGGAATAGTGTCTCTGAGAGGACATAGACAGAAATATAGAGGGTCTCTCTGTATCCTGGCCTTCCTTTCATCTCAAGATGCTTTATTTGTCCCATCAGTATAGCTTGTAGAGCTAATGAGGCAGGGAATGTGACAACATTCAGTTCACTGTATAAGGCAGCCCAAGTGTACATTTCCATCCTTtttatcttctgtcttttttttctattgttatcTGGATATACACACATCTGCTCCAAATGACTATAAAAGCTACAAGGATAGGGACTGTGCTGTGGAATCCAGAGTACTATGTATGGAGTTGGGTTCCAATTGAAGCATTGCTACTTGGTATCTGTGACTTTGACATATCAATCACCCTTCCTGCTCAGTTTTTTATCTCTAAAGTAGGGATAAACAATGTCTGTCTGaggtgctgtgaggattaaatgagatcatgcaagTGAATTTCTCCCTCTGTCCCAAGATagagcacatagtaggtgctcagtgtaTGTGTGTTGAGTAAAATTTGTCAGCTCCACCCAGAGCTAGTCTATAGCCTCTATTCTGGGGCTGGAATCATAGATCACATCTGCTGTAGAATAGCGTATGCTTTCTCCTCTTTGTACTTCTTCCACTCTGCAGGGGCAAAGCCATTCTCTGCACAGGCAGTTTCTGGATACATTGCTCAGATACTGGAGATCAAGGCAAGGTATCCTAGTGAGCTATTActcaaaattaactttatttagAAAGCATTCCTCCAATTGTCCCTTCATGGGGTTCCTTCTTCTTCTGAATTCCAGAGGAAAGGGGGGCGATTGTTCTATGGCTCAGCATGGTTTAAGGTGGTTGTATTCAATGGAATTATTCATACCAGGATACACAGCAGACATGATGAACTCCCCACCATTCTAAATGCTGAGATTTCTGGCCCAAAGAGGATACATTGAAAGAGggcaaaggaaaagcaaataccCTTCATCTTGGTTTATTCATTAGGAATTtgagaaaaacaacataaataacATTGATAAAGGAAGCTGAGCAATAGGAATGAAAGAGAACAAacttttatttgttgtttgaaATTACCCTGGACTGCTCTCACATTCTTTCTGAGTTCAAAGGCTTAACAGAGTCTTactggaaaaaaatcactttaagaaTGCTTCTTATGTCTATCGTGGTTTTAACAAGATACCACAATGAGGAACACCATAAAAATACCACAGATGAATAGAAACTGGTGATAAAGACAGCATATTTTGTAAAGAAGGACCCAAGGAACTGATCTGTGGCTCAGATGTGACATGATAAGTAGAAGTAGCAAAATTTATGAATAGTGGTCTTTGAAATGAAGGCTTAGGGCTTGGAGTGTTCAGGGATTCAACAGCCCTAGAGTTCACAGATCTTGGCTGTAGGGGAATGTCAAGAGAGATTTAAGCTCTTTATGACAGTCGATGAACTGGAACtataaatgagaaatagaaagCTTTATTTGCTTTTAGCGACCCGCTAACAAGCAAGCTTCACTTGGAGTAGGAAAGGAACGAAGGAAATAGGCAATCACTGCATGTACAGTTTGATACACTGGAATGAGCACCAGACTCCTGTCAGATGCTTGTCCTGCTGTTAACTAGCTGTTccatcttgggcaagtcactcctcTTCTCTGGGCCTGAATTTTGTCGTCTgtcaagttaattttaaaaatggcctCCCTATTTCACACCTTGTTATAAGGGCCaatgaaatgatatatttaaaacatcTGATAAACTGTTAAATTCTGCGAAAATTCCAGTGCTCATTATTGCTGTCATTATTATCTGTGTTGAGTGTTTCGGTCGCTTAGACTGAACTGATCTGACTCCCTCCCTCTGGAGAGCTGTGAGAGCTTTCATAGTTGGTGCACTGTTTCTTTCTCCAACATCAAGTCTGCTGGAAGGAGGTGGCAgtgttatgtttccatttcagAGACAGAAGCCAAAGTACAGAAAGGCTCAAGAGCTTAGCTACAACCAAACAAAACAGCAAAGtcttgtgctttttttcttctcagctCTTATGGTCTACAAGAAAGAAAAGCTTCCTGTGAATCCTGCAAAGACAGATCCGAAGAACAGTTTTCTCCTTACAGATGTAGAAATTCACACAATTTTACAGTGTTCCTAGCAGATTGGTAATAGAGATGGGATAAACATCAAGACCCTTGTGttggggtctggccctgtggccaagtggttaagttcgcacgctctgcttcagcagccccagggttcactgattctgatcctgggtgcagacctacacatcactcatcaagccatgctgtggcagcatcccacatagaagaactagcatgacttacaactaggatatacaactatgtactggggctttggggacaaaaaaagaggaagattggcaacagatgttcgctcaggaccaatcttcttcaccaaaaaaaaaaaaaaaaaaaaaaaccccaaccaaAATGCATACCTCTAAAAAAAGAACCCTTGTGTTGCCCATTCACATTGATCTGGGTTGTCTGGGCTGAGTGAATGGGGATCACTCACCATCCTGCAATAGCAGGTCTGAAACTGGGTAGAGACCCCTCTACTCTTTTCTATGCTGATTAGTAGCAAAGTACAAATTAGCTCCAGTCTCTAAATTCCTATGGAGGCTTGAAGCCCAGAAAAGCCAGAAGAAGGTCAGATGGGCCTCATCTGGGAGGGAATCAAAGGGGAGTGCTGCAGTTACATTACCCAGTGCCCTCTACACAGTACAGAGAAGAAGAACAGGAAAATCCCCAATGTGGCAAGTAAATGGCAATGTGGGATTTACACTTTACGTAGTTGGTAACTATTAAGTTCAAATATTTAAATCCTGCTTATCTGGAAGCAAAATAATGCTAAGCCTTGATTCATAAAAAAATTCTTGGGATACATTTCTATTTTAGGAAAGTTCATCTTCAAAGTTTGGTTGGAAATGACCCAAGGGTGTGAGATCTCAAATTACCAAGTGACATTTTGCCAAAAAATATGAGTGTCATGTGGCAGAGGTAAGTAATCTTCAACTTTCAACTTGATTGAAAGTTCTAGCTCATGAGGCGCATGCCTTGGACTGGCTCCACTTATGCCTTTTAATGCAAAAGTACAACATTACATTACACATTTTTTTGtagtttgtgttttaaaatttcaagagaaacaaaataagaacACTACTCCACTAGAGTCTCTATCTGCATATTTATTTCTGTCTCGGAATGTCTTTTTGTTAGTGTGTGTCTTTATCTCTTATTCATGCAACtctttttgggggtgggggatgttGGGGGTAGACTTGTGTGTGTCTGCTCCTTGGTCTCTCTGTGTTTTTTCCACACCTCTCattgtcttcctctctttctgcctgtctccttctcttttctgttctcccCTTTTCCTTAATTGTCCATAACATGGAAAAATTAAAGCGCATTTTGGATTATTTGTTATATTTCATTTGGTGCTATGGTGTTTGACCTGGGAGAGAGTCCACAGGCCTTCTAATATGTACCTCTCGCTTGACAGATGTTGCAGCTTTGCAGTTAATTACTGGCCAGAACAGGGACCAGAGCCCAGGTCTCTTGCTCTCAGAGTaccatgctctttccactattTTCTGCTGCTTCCTATTTTAGATAGATTGGATAAAGTTCTGTACttcttgttcttaattttaaaagtgagtgaatagaacattttctatttcttttatattaaaaattttttcttgtgtaaCTTCAGGGAATCTGTGGCCTTGGTAGCATGAAGTTTTGTACACCCTCCACCTCTCTAAGTGTGTGTATGAGGCACCCCAAATAGGGCAGGACCACATTGCAAGCACCCCTCCATAGaactctctgttcttttccttaaaCCTCTAGGAATATAGATTCTATGGCTGTGTTGTTGTAGATAACATCTCACACCTGCTTAGggctcaatgatttttttttaatatttaattttttcctttttctccccaaagccccccagtacatagttgtatattctcagttgtgggtccttctagttgtggcatgtgggatgccacttcagcatggctcaatgagtggtgccacgtttgcgcccaggattggaatcgacgaaacactgggccgcctgcagcggagcgcacgaacttaaccacttggccatggggccggccctgggctTAATGATTTTAAAGTAGTACCCcattcattagttcattcatGAATTCAGGCACCGACAAGTGGGCTGTCTTACTTGGTTTTTACAGCCGTCCTGTACTCTAAATAGGAATCATACTTTAATTCTGATTTTACAAACAAGGCAGGTGAGACTCAGTGACATGGTTACATAGTTAGTAGCAGAGCCAGGAATAAAGAATTCTACTTTCTAAACCATACACAAAGCAGtatttctggtttatttcatcatttcattttaaaaaaaaatcagattagtCATTTGTGTTCAATGAAAACAAATAGAACTAGAATCTCCATAAAGACACATCTTAGAGCTTTCTCTAAGAACAAAGTACTGTGTTAAGTAACCATAAGAAGCATCAAGAAACAAATGCCTACTCTCTCACAGccttattaaaaaatgtaattggcCTGGTTATTCTACATCATGCAAACTCCTTATACTATTCAGCCATTCACCCATTCCAGAAAATCAGATTTCACGTCTATCTATTGCAGAAGTGTGTGCTCTCTTTTAAGATTTGGGATCATATTAGACCCATCCATTCTTTTAATACATGTGTTTTGATTTTCTCTGCTGGAGATAGTTTACCTGTTTCTCCTTGAATTTGACAATGGCTGAGTCCGTATAAAGTGTTAGGAAAATGTACACATTTCATTTCCCAAAGCCTAACAGTTGCTTTTAAAATCAAGCCAACACAGATTGTCTGAATTggctttaattttctttgaaggTTAATGACTGACTTATCATTATAGAGATGTTGAggttattaattctttaaaattacaaTATATTAAATGCATCAAAAAAGGAGAGCTAAACTCTGCCCGTGAAAATAAGTATACCAAGTTTttattcacaaaacaaaaaataaccccATGATGCCAATACTAGCTTTTAGTAATTTCTCTTGATAATTTTCTTACAATGGTACATTCTAAAGCTGTGGGGTTGTTTTTCAGATCACATAAGCAGAAGACATCTGGTATAATTAGGCATGAAAGCACGACTACTAATTTTTAGTGatcttcacatattttaaaactggatTATTTAAACATGAaatgtgcatttgaaaaacacatttgcaagatttttctttagcattttaaagatttgtttccAATTTCTTACCTGTTGGAAATTTCTGGCTCTATTGCTATTCTTTTCGTCTTctacatgttttctttcttcatttccatggTTATTTTTCTACGTTTATTTCTCTGTCAAAAGATGACATGTTAGCTGCCTCTCCAGGTCACAACATCCCCCCTCTATTCTTGGCTTATTTGTCCACCAAACAATCTATAGCTTCATTTCAGAAGCTCCTCCCTGGAGTTGGAATCATTGCACCGAGGATCGAGCTCTGGAATCCAGCAGGATCTGAGGTCACTGACGAGGCAGTAGGGAGGAGTCAGAAGTCTCAGCAGCAGTGATATTAGATGGAGCTATTTAAAAGATGTGTTCCAAATGTTGCTATTGATCATCTTGCAGAGATGATAATAAGAGTGCATCttgaggggctggtctggtggcgcagcggttaagttctcacattctgcttcggcggcctggggttcgccagtttggatcccgggtgcggacatggcaccgcttgtcaagccatgctgtggcgggtgtcccacatataaagcagaggaagatgggcacagatgttagctcagggccagtctttctcagcaaaaaaaaggaggattggtggcagatgttagctaagggataatctttctcaaaaaaaaaaaaaaaaaaaaaaaaaagaatgcaccTTGAAAATCTGTGGCATTTTCTGgcatacatatatttatagttttttttttaaaattagctttgcCAAAATCAGACATTTGATTTAAATATTCCTGGAAAATTATTAGTGAACATGAACAGTTGTTCTTAGAGAATTTACTATCAGTTAAGAGATGggttttattcctgattttgcCATAATTTATGAGATTAATAAAAATTCTTCTAAAGTTGAAATTAACCCCAAATTATCTAGGAAAGTATGGATTATTATATAAGACTTTCATCAACCAGGTTGAAACTGATAACTGAGCTGCTTAAATAAAAGTGGGGACTGAAAAGCcctcttattttgaaaaattattacaaGAAAGGAGCTATTGCTCATTGTTACAAACGACTGAAAAAATGAGATTTagattaaatataagaaatatttcctTATAGTGAGAGTGTTTGACAGCTTTGAGAAACAAGGTTGTGGACTATCAAGTGTGGTTGAAGGAAGATATTTCTGGGTTGGCCTAGTGGCTAGACTagcaacattttgaaatatttcctagCACAAGGATTCAGTGATGAAGCCCCAAAATTTAGAACTAAGCCATGCAAATCAATTGTTTCCCCACCCAGTACACCAAACTAACCAATAAAAACCTCAGAATCTCCAGGCAGTCAACAGCACTGAAACTGTGTATTTATGTTTTCTAGAACCCTGCCAGGTCACTGGCTGGGTGGAGCAGGTGGAAAGGTGGAACGGGAGTGTGCACTACTTCAGGAACCTGAAGAGCAGCTGTGGTCAAAGTAGTGCGGTCCATACCTCTTCTCTCCCCAGTCCCTTTTTAGCGGTATCCCCATTGCTTATTTACCTGTTTGGACCTGAAGTATAGAGAGTAGCAAACTTTGGAAGACTGCAGGGCTTATTGAAAAACAAATATCTTTTCTGTACATAGGATACAAGCAAAAACTAGCAGTGGCCACAGGTTTGGTGGATAGTGAGAAATCATCTTAGCCATCTGTGATGTTGGTGAAGATTTAGAGAGGTAGCTTGAGTTAGACAGAGCTGGCTCTGAACCCAGATTCTCCCGTGTGACCCAGCTGGGTCCCCTTGAGCTTCTCTCTGAGTTTTTGATTACTTTTCTAAGAGGTGAATATTGCCGTCCATTCAGCAGATTTTGAAGGTTAATGATAGCACATCGTAGATATTCATTAAGtggtagtttttgttgttgttttttagaATATCCCTTAGTGAAAAATATAATCCAGGTTAAGAGCAGAATTAAtcgtttctttttttcccctccccaaagccccagcgcatggttgtatatcctagtcgtaagtccttctagttcttctgtgagctgcaaccacagcatggcaactgacagatgggtggtgtggttccatggcTGAGAAACGAACCCGGGCCACCAGAGTGGTGAGAGCTCtcaactttaaccactgggccagcagggctggctcttgAATTagttgttttctattgctgcatccCTTCCCAAAAGAAGTCTAGAGTGAGTGTGAGAAATTGAGAAGTGGTGACACTAgagtcttttttaaatttttggtataaTACTGTGCTGTCTGTATTGGTGATAAACTTTAGCAAGCACTAAAGTTTTATTTGCCTCAGTTAAAATTTGATGTTTTAATTGCAAAAGTTAGTTTAGAGGCCAATAGCCTTGACAGCAGGCAATGTAGTTGATAAAAGTATCCAAAGAAAGAACCAAGTCTCTGATTTCTCCCATCTCTCCAGAGCCCTTGCAGACTcgatattttctctctcattacATTATATGATGAGctttatttttagttataaaacacattttattgtCTTTAATCTGATACACCTTGATAAACATAAACTAGCACTTTAGATGATTCTCTGAGCCCAAAGTTCTACCATATTAGGGAAAATCAAGATTGAACAGTACGTTGAAAAACTTAAGTAGTATCTAAACTCAGAGTTGCAGTCATCTGTGTTCTAATTGATCGGTTATACCAGAAGCTTGGTAAAGAAAGGCTTCCTGTATTTTTCTCACCCTGCTGCAGCTGTCTTTACCTCCGTCAAGGACTCTTGACTTTGTTAACAGCTCTCTCATTATATGCCTTTAAGAAAGGAAAGCTGTTATAATTAACCTGCTTGAATTGATTGTTTTTTCCTTAGATTTCAGTAGATCCTCAATGGTCTGTTTACTTACTAAAGCTTAGAGTACCACCCTGAGATGTGGGCGAGAGGGGCCCCTGCCCTGGGTCTTGTACTTAGAGGACCCCCATATCACAAATGCTAAGAACAAGTTGTAATCCAAACATTCACTCTGATGACTAATGCCATGCAGGCCCCAGATACACTTCTCTCCATCAGTTGCCCTGTGTCCTCTAAACAAAAGGTGATTATGTCTGAATGTCATGGGCTCTTGATGTTGGTTATGGATACTGCTTTGGAGTATGGGGAGGATTTGAGGAAAAGTTCTTAGgtgagagaaaagatgaattaattaatttagcaTAAATGTAATAGATTCTTGCATAATGAATTATCATTTTCCAGTACTGCTAACcatctattttcttatttctctttgtattccaACTTGTGGTTCTACTCACA is a window encoding:
- the LOC100072639 gene encoding neuropeptide Y receptor type 6-like; translated protein: MELSLNQPASNKTNAKSNNSAFFYFEFCQLPSLALLLLFTAYTVVLIVGLFGNLSLIIIIFKKQREAQTVTNILIANLSLSDILVCLMCIPSTVIYTLMDHWIFGDIMCKLTSYVQSVSISVSIFSLVLIAVERYQLIVNPHGWKPSVSHAYWGIILIWLFSLLLSIPFFLSYHLTDEPFHNLSLPTDLYTHRVACVENWPSRMNQLLFTTSLFMLQYWVPLSFIFICYLKIVICLRRRNGKGDRKRKSESWLSENKRINTILISIVVTFGACWLPLNIFNVIFDWYHEVLMSCHHDLVFVVCHLVAMVSTCINPLFYGFLNKNFQKDLLVLIHHCWCFAPQERYENIAISTMYTDESQGSLRLAHTSRGI